One genomic region from Dehalobacter restrictus DSM 9455 encodes:
- a CDS encoding S24/S26 family peptidase: MHQVKKVKANGLFPVVSDLLSQGQDVRLPVSGSSMVPFLRDAIDSVEFSQGSFDQIKRGDIVLIRRMNSYYVMHRVLKKKKDHFFMVGDAQQWIEGPLYPEQIIAVVPAIWRKDKRIPCSDLRLKTLVHIWLILRPCRYFIMKVYRKIRKLI, translated from the coding sequence GTGCATCAAGTGAAAAAAGTGAAAGCCAATGGCTTGTTTCCTGTAGTCTCGGATCTCCTCAGCCAGGGACAGGATGTCAGACTTCCCGTATCCGGCAGCAGCATGGTTCCGTTTTTGCGGGATGCAATCGATAGTGTGGAATTCTCCCAGGGCAGCTTCGACCAGATTAAAAGAGGAGATATTGTCCTGATCCGCAGAATGAATAGCTATTATGTCATGCATCGGGTTCTTAAAAAGAAGAAAGACCATTTTTTCATGGTAGGGGATGCCCAGCAATGGATTGAAGGTCCGCTGTATCCGGAACAAATCATCGCTGTCGTTCCCGCAATATGGCGGAAAGACAAACGTATTCCTTGCTCTGATCTTAGGCTGAAGACACTGGTTCATATTTGGCTGATTCTCAGGCCTTGCCGATACTTCATCATGAAAGTGTACCGGAAAATCCGTAAATTAATATAG
- a CDS encoding radical SAM protein: MAKTWNELYLNLALESKKRKEFIASSFELTARCNLQCKMCYVRYAANDKQAKAKELTTEQWVRLAEEARDAGLLFLTLTGGEVLLRKDFKELYEKLMNLGLIIKIFTNGTLITPEFVNWLSRIPPKLVSITLYGASRDTYKKVTGFADGYDRATRAVDLLMDKGIPTEIKTTVTQYNRADFDEIHNFALKRKCVLGVVNYIAPVREGCNTASCECRLSPEELLNFEIHMTERGKIGFDNEIIGETEKTVNPNDDAVAEAMREILASKAQTDENFAFQCMSGSCTGWVNWDGSMAPCGIMGEPKVYPLISGFQNAWVELKQKCAQIPVCKACKECEYQVLCEHCPGRLYQETGSYDKPAPYLCELAKRRTDYNNQKNN; this comes from the coding sequence ATGGCAAAAACTTGGAATGAGCTCTATCTCAATTTGGCATTGGAGAGCAAAAAAAGAAAAGAGTTTATTGCTTCTTCCTTTGAGCTGACAGCAAGGTGCAACTTGCAATGTAAGATGTGCTATGTGCGTTATGCCGCGAATGATAAACAGGCCAAAGCAAAAGAGTTAACAACAGAACAATGGGTTCGATTGGCTGAAGAGGCCCGAGATGCCGGACTGCTGTTTCTTACGCTGACCGGCGGAGAGGTGCTGTTACGCAAGGATTTTAAAGAGTTGTATGAAAAATTGATGAACTTGGGTTTAATCATTAAAATATTCACCAACGGAACACTGATTACGCCGGAATTTGTCAATTGGCTTTCCAGAATTCCGCCGAAACTTGTGAGTATTACGTTGTATGGTGCTTCCCGTGATACCTACAAGAAAGTAACTGGATTTGCCGATGGATATGACCGGGCGACGCGGGCTGTTGATCTGTTAATGGACAAAGGGATCCCTACGGAGATCAAAACCACGGTTACACAATATAATAGAGCGGACTTTGACGAGATCCATAATTTTGCCCTGAAGAGGAAATGCGTTCTGGGCGTGGTCAATTATATCGCGCCGGTGCGTGAAGGCTGTAATACTGCTTCTTGCGAATGCCGCCTTTCTCCGGAAGAATTGCTGAATTTTGAAATCCATATGACGGAGAGAGGAAAGATCGGCTTTGACAACGAAATCATCGGGGAAACGGAAAAAACCGTGAATCCAAACGATGATGCTGTCGCTGAGGCAATGCGGGAAATCCTTGCATCAAAGGCCCAGACTGATGAAAATTTTGCCTTTCAATGTATGTCCGGATCTTGTACCGGCTGGGTGAATTGGGATGGCAGCATGGCTCCCTGCGGGATCATGGGGGAACCCAAAGTGTATCCGCTTATCTCCGGATTTCAAAATGCCTGGGTGGAGTTGAAACAAAAGTGTGCCCAGATCCCGGTCTGCAAGGCGTGCAAGGAATGCGAATATCAAGTACTATGTGAACACTGCCCTGGAAGACTGTATCAGGAAACCGGAAGCTATGACAAGCCAGCGCCGTATCTCTGTGAACTGGCGAAAAGAAGGACAGACTATAATAACCAAAAAAACAACTGA
- a CDS encoding PqqD family protein, with protein MKLKEGFLLREVAGQWVVVPLGERVVEFNGIMTLSESGALLWGKLKEGTTEEELLQVLMAEYSVDEDIAKKDIQEFIQSIKDKGLIEA; from the coding sequence TTGAAATTAAAAGAGGGATTCTTATTACGCGAAGTAGCCGGTCAATGGGTTGTTGTGCCACTGGGTGAGCGCGTTGTTGAATTTAATGGCATTATGACACTCAGTGAAAGCGGCGCGCTTCTGTGGGGGAAGTTGAAAGAGGGTACAACCGAGGAAGAGCTTCTTCAGGTTTTGATGGCGGAATACAGCGTTGACGAAGATATCGCCAAGAAGGATATTCAGGAATTTATCCAAAGCATTAAAGATAAAGGATTGATTGAAGCGTAG
- a CDS encoding VanZ family protein — protein sequence MKSSIIRRIIGTVGLFIVLVFLVFLSWKLSSQTGTQSNHLSIRIADQMIDWLDRYFDLDRGDMFWKVTFNQLLRKAAHFIEYALIGTVMCIMLNIAFNRVVPAAVFSVLLSPLFGIIDEYHQRFSAMRTSRILDICIDTAGVLTGVLLVTLLFGIVHYIKKLKRRIWELEQRNK from the coding sequence ATGAAAAGCAGCATCATAAGAAGAATAATTGGGACAGTTGGCTTGTTTATTGTGCTTGTGTTTCTAGTCTTCCTTTCATGGAAGCTAAGCAGTCAGACAGGAACGCAGTCGAATCATTTAAGCATCAGGATCGCTGACCAGATGATTGATTGGCTGGATCGGTATTTTGATCTGGACAGAGGAGATATGTTTTGGAAAGTCACCTTTAATCAACTGCTCAGAAAGGCAGCTCATTTTATTGAATATGCACTCATTGGCACCGTTATGTGCATCATGCTGAATATCGCTTTTAACCGTGTTGTGCCGGCAGCTGTGTTTTCGGTATTGCTATCCCCGCTTTTCGGGATCATTGATGAATATCATCAAAGATTCTCTGCGATGCGCACGTCGCGGATCCTGGATATTTGCATCGATACTGCGGGGGTTTTGACGGGTGTTCTACTTGTCACGCTTTTATTTGGAATAGTTCATTATATTAAAAAGTTGAAAAGACGGATCTGGGAACTGGAACAGAGAAATAAATGA
- the istA gene encoding IS21 family transposase, with the protein MKGFKMYKEIQQLKEIGFTRSRAAKQLNINRETVTRYWNMTADEFAKQLYSISREMLLSKYEEIITGWLRQYPTMTAAQVCDWLKEHYKEDIKERTVSRYVKGLREEYNLKKSNHPRDYEAVEELPMGQQLQVDFGEKWMQSIGGGRVKIRFAAFVLAHARYKWAFFQTRPFTTNDLVSNCHECFRYMGGMPLELVFDQDSIVSVSENYGDIIHTFEFEKFRQECNLKVYLCRAADPESKGKIENVVKFIKYNFLENRLFADEEVLNSSFLNWLDRTGNAKIHGTTKKVPAKVFEDEREHLIPLLDIRSNSDVPIYRNVRKDNTIVYDSNRYSLPLGTYNNQKEVSIEAKSGKLTIMTVFGEFIYEHPISTGRGQLIKSTSHSRDVTDSVDEAQNTVDELLLFKATDFLKTIRTEKARYARDQFRLLQTLCDKYRIDEVLNAIKYCEVSKLFGITYVKDFLEHSVKPKQVIVLNTIPVSNSKYHVTTEKRSLDVYAKAGGIHHE; encoded by the coding sequence ATGAAAGGATTTAAGATGTATAAAGAGATACAGCAACTTAAGGAAATTGGATTCACTCGGTCTCGGGCAGCGAAGCAGCTGAACATAAATCGAGAAACCGTAACACGGTATTGGAACATGACAGCGGATGAATTTGCTAAACAGCTATATAGCATTTCCCGGGAAATGCTACTTTCGAAATATGAGGAAATTATCACCGGTTGGTTACGCCAATATCCAACGATGACAGCCGCACAAGTATGCGATTGGCTCAAGGAGCATTACAAAGAGGATATCAAAGAACGTACTGTCAGCCGTTATGTCAAAGGGTTACGAGAGGAATATAATCTAAAAAAATCAAATCATCCCAGGGATTATGAGGCTGTAGAAGAGCTCCCAATGGGGCAGCAGTTGCAGGTGGACTTTGGTGAGAAGTGGATGCAATCCATTGGTGGAGGGCGTGTGAAGATTCGTTTTGCAGCCTTCGTATTGGCTCATGCACGGTACAAATGGGCCTTCTTTCAAACCCGACCATTCACAACAAACGATCTAGTTTCAAACTGCCATGAGTGCTTTAGATATATGGGTGGAATGCCGCTAGAACTGGTATTTGATCAGGATAGCATCGTCAGCGTTTCAGAAAACTATGGAGATATCATTCATACTTTTGAGTTTGAGAAGTTCCGGCAAGAATGCAATTTAAAAGTATATCTCTGCCGTGCAGCTGATCCGGAAAGTAAGGGCAAGATTGAGAATGTGGTTAAATTCATCAAGTATAATTTCCTTGAAAACAGACTGTTTGCTGACGAGGAAGTTCTCAACAGTTCATTTCTGAATTGGTTGGATAGAACCGGCAATGCGAAAATTCACGGCACTACTAAAAAGGTACCGGCCAAAGTGTTTGAGGATGAACGTGAACACCTTATACCCCTGCTGGACATCCGCTCAAACAGTGATGTACCCATCTACAGAAACGTCCGCAAAGATAATACCATCGTCTACGACAGCAATCGGTACTCTTTACCTCTTGGTACATACAACAACCAAAAAGAAGTCAGCATTGAGGCTAAGAGTGGAAAATTAACAATTATGACCGTATTCGGTGAGTTCATCTATGAACATCCAATCTCAACCGGCAGAGGTCAATTAATCAAAAGCACCAGTCATTCCAGAGACGTTACAGACTCCGTGGATGAAGCTCAAAACACCGTTGATGAGCTACTGCTGTTCAAAGCAACAGATTTTCTGAAAACTATTCGAACGGAAAAGGCTCGTTATGCCCGTGATCAGTTCAGGCTGCTACAAACATTATGCGATAAATATAGGATTGATGAAGTACTAAATGCCATCAAATATTGTGAGGTGAGCAAACTCTTCGGAATAACTTATGTAAAGGATTTTTTAGAGCACAGTGTCAAACCAAAACAAGTAATCGTCCTCAATACTATTCCGGTTAGCAATAGCAAATACCATGTAACCACTGAGAAACGCTCCCTGGATGTTTATGCAAAGGCAGGTGGCATCCATCATGAATGA
- the istB gene encoding IS21-like element helper ATPase IstB — translation MNERIERVNALVSGLHLPAVDIERLYAKKNNLTPLESIEVFLTEQQRLRTEKQNLIRRRRANLPAEKTLETFDFGFQRSVSKEQMLRLFDMTWVEQAFNICFLGPPGIGKSHLALSLAVQALNLGYAAAFTTLDELMITLKTSQISTASNRRIKILNSAALVIIDEVGFMPLSTTEANLFFGFVSSMSEKTSLIITSNKGFDEWADFLGDATITTAILDRLIHHCEIINMTGNSYRLQHRKTITQL, via the coding sequence ATGAATGAACGGATTGAGCGTGTCAATGCATTAGTTTCAGGACTGCATTTGCCCGCTGTCGATATAGAAAGGCTTTATGCTAAAAAGAACAATCTTACACCGCTAGAAAGCATCGAAGTTTTTCTTACCGAGCAGCAACGTCTTAGGACGGAAAAGCAAAATCTCATTCGTAGAAGAAGAGCCAATCTACCCGCCGAAAAAACATTGGAAACTTTCGACTTCGGATTTCAACGCAGCGTGTCCAAAGAGCAGATGCTAAGGCTATTCGACATGACCTGGGTAGAGCAAGCTTTCAACATTTGTTTCTTGGGACCACCTGGTATTGGAAAATCGCATTTGGCCTTATCCTTAGCGGTACAAGCTTTAAACCTGGGTTATGCCGCTGCTTTCACTACCTTAGATGAACTCATGATTACCCTGAAAACCTCGCAAATCTCGACAGCCAGTAATAGACGAATCAAAATACTAAACTCAGCAGCCCTGGTTATTATTGATGAGGTTGGCTTTATGCCACTTTCTACAACAGAAGCAAATTTGTTCTTCGGCTTCGTCTCCTCTATGTCCGAGAAAACATCATTGATCATTACCTCAAATAAGGGTTTTGATGAATGGGCTGACTTTTTAGGTGATGCTACAATTACAACAGCGATTTTAGACAGACTTATCCACCACTGCGAGATAATAAACATGACAGGCAACAGCTACAGACTCCAACACAGGAAGACTATTACCCAGTTATAA
- a CDS encoding beta-galactosidase, which produces MLITISLILVLVAPTTLAGSEPSVSSQRLQDDFSAYVAGSDGSPQWITDDISWEVNNGCFENNSLKKSFAKYDSTVGTDLTFESEVTIQVSQGDKYKSAGISVYSDNNNYWSLALVEGPEAKNEMHYIELQEMFNGQWCVQDYGETKLKVGSYVGDGIEWKYNQPYVLKISLNNKSITGVVCELDGKKIWEKEYIFSSENCTKKGIPALTSAAVETKYDNAKCTINKKVYEVNAVSSYPELKIETDTTISGKKTGFFHTQKIGDKWWVIAPNGNGFIAVGTQRMTYKGIYSEALGYSPYEQNVKSIYGSEEEWAENTAERLNSWGFNLLGIDSAPSLRYRGLAHTVSFGFGSSFSKYGEDYVIYGLDASNHCFPNVFSPKFEYYCDDLARKVIQEDQNDPWLFGYYLDNELSWWGQSFDTTYGLTDLVIKKDKTHTAKIALINWLQNRYGNISSLNKAWGTDYPSFETLGKMTLFTGKNQLAINTDKTDFEKAIIEKYYTITTGAIKKYDKNHMILGSRNACGTEKCYDLVWGIGRNYTDISTFNYYGKVDLQAETAYDQIKVNGVYQNVELSEIFAQIYNKAKQPIMISEWSFPAYDSGLPCTVGAGMRVDTQTERAKAYEIYQKALFNMPFLVGSEFFMWVDPPAEGLTKSYKLDTNYGLVNEKDEPYALVTSVAKATNGNVYSLRN; this is translated from the coding sequence ATGTTAATCACGATAAGCCTAATATTAGTTTTAGTGGCACCAACAACACTAGCTGGAAGTGAACCCAGTGTAAGCAGTCAAAGATTGCAGGATGATTTCTCCGCCTACGTTGCTGGAAGTGATGGTAGCCCTCAGTGGATCACTGACGATATATCTTGGGAAGTAAATAATGGTTGTTTCGAAAATAATTCATTGAAAAAGAGCTTTGCTAAATATGATTCTACCGTTGGGACTGATTTGACTTTTGAATCTGAAGTTACTATTCAAGTATCGCAAGGGGATAAGTATAAGTCGGCGGGGATATCAGTTTATTCAGACAATAATAATTATTGGTCGTTAGCACTTGTTGAAGGGCCTGAGGCTAAAAATGAAATGCATTATATTGAACTTCAAGAAATGTTTAATGGGCAATGGTGTGTGCAAGATTATGGGGAGACAAAACTAAAAGTTGGTTCATACGTAGGAGATGGAATTGAGTGGAAATATAACCAGCCGTATGTGCTCAAGATAAGTTTAAATAATAAATCAATTACAGGGGTAGTATGCGAGTTAGATGGTAAAAAAATATGGGAGAAAGAATATATTTTTTCTTCGGAGAATTGTACAAAGAAAGGAATTCCTGCTCTGACAAGTGCGGCCGTAGAAACAAAGTACGATAACGCAAAATGCACAATAAATAAAAAAGTTTATGAAGTTAATGCAGTTAGCTCATATCCTGAGCTTAAAATCGAAACAGATACGACGATAAGCGGTAAAAAAACGGGATTTTTTCATACCCAAAAAATAGGGGATAAATGGTGGGTGATTGCGCCTAATGGGAATGGATTTATTGCCGTCGGAACACAGAGAATGACATATAAAGGAATTTACTCAGAGGCATTGGGTTATTCCCCTTATGAACAGAATGTAAAAAGCATCTATGGTTCTGAGGAAGAATGGGCAGAAAATACTGCGGAGCGGTTAAACAGTTGGGGATTTAATCTTCTGGGAATAGATTCAGCACCGTCTTTGAGGTATCGTGGACTAGCGCATACGGTATCATTTGGATTCGGGAGCAGTTTTTCTAAATACGGAGAAGATTATGTAATATACGGATTGGACGCAAGCAATCATTGTTTTCCGAATGTTTTCAGTCCAAAATTTGAGTACTATTGTGATGACTTAGCTAGAAAGGTGATCCAAGAAGATCAGAATGACCCATGGCTTTTCGGCTATTATCTGGATAACGAACTTTCCTGGTGGGGCCAAAGTTTTGATACGACATACGGACTTACGGACTTGGTCATAAAAAAAGATAAAACCCATACGGCAAAGATTGCCTTGATCAACTGGCTGCAAAATAGATATGGAAATATTAGTAGTTTGAACAAGGCTTGGGGGACAGATTATCCTTCATTCGAGACACTTGGAAAAATGACCTTATTTACCGGAAAGAACCAGTTGGCCATCAATACGGATAAAACAGACTTTGAAAAAGCGATTATAGAAAAATATTATACGATAACAACAGGGGCAATAAAGAAATACGATAAAAACCATATGATATTAGGCAGCAGAAATGCATGCGGAACTGAGAAATGTTATGATTTGGTATGGGGTATCGGCAGAAATTATACGGATATAAGTACGTTTAATTACTATGGAAAAGTTGACCTGCAAGCGGAAACAGCTTATGACCAAATAAAAGTGAATGGTGTTTATCAGAACGTTGAGCTCAGTGAGATATTTGCACAGATTTACAATAAAGCAAAGCAGCCAATAATGATAAGCGAATGGTCTTTTCCGGCGTATGATAGCGGACTCCCGTGTACCGTAGGGGCTGGGATGCGAGTAGATACGCAGACGGAGAGAGCAAAAGCTTATGAAATATATCAAAAAGCATTATTCAATATGCCATTTCTTGTCGGTTCTGAATTTTTCATGTGGGTTGATCCTCCGGCTGAAGGATTAACAAAATCTTATAAGCTAGATACAAATTACGGACTAGTGAATGAAAAGGATGAACCTTATGCTTTGGTTACCAGTGTAGCGAAAGCAACAAATGGTAATGTGTATTCTCTTAGAAATTAA
- a CDS encoding Ig-like domain-containing protein translates to MILKKALAVLLTVSQILLTFSSASLAGLDDASNNTVFVYDDDFSGYATGSDGMPNWVTNGFSWVINDGYFKNDLVKKSFALLNSPTGAEVSFESEVMIKSSNGDKYKIAGIAVYTDHENYWHLALVEAPDKNTHYVELEEMINGKWCAESRGDTKLETGTLQPGGLHWDYNHPYRLKITLNELSITGAVYELDGSLIWKTKYLFKPDNCVKTGIPSLTTAAFEAQFDNVKVNITKTVADENPNTSLDDIKVTNIKISPEELFIKVGQTRKLEALIIPTNASNKTINWTSDNPQIASVNDGVVKGLSPGTVFIRVSTEDKSISDTCKVTVTSFSVYLFVGLYVLIVGIIALLIFRYIRTKEKI, encoded by the coding sequence GTGATTCTGAAAAAGGCACTGGCAGTATTATTGACGGTATCTCAGATACTGTTAACCTTCAGTTCGGCCTCCTTGGCCGGACTGGATGATGCGTCAAATAATACGGTATTTGTATATGACGACGATTTTTCTGGATATGCAACTGGAAGTGATGGAATGCCTAATTGGGTGACCAATGGGTTTTCATGGGTAATTAATGACGGTTATTTTAAGAATGACTTGGTGAAGAAAAGCTTTGCATTGCTCAACTCGCCAACTGGCGCTGAAGTATCCTTCGAATCGGAAGTGATGATCAAATCTTCTAATGGTGATAAGTATAAAATTGCAGGAATAGCTGTCTATACAGATCATGAGAATTACTGGCATTTAGCCTTAGTTGAGGCACCGGACAAGAATACTCACTATGTAGAACTTGAGGAAATGATTAATGGCAAATGGTGTGCCGAGTCAAGGGGAGATACAAAATTAGAAACAGGAACTTTGCAGCCAGGTGGCTTACATTGGGACTATAATCACCCTTATCGATTAAAAATAACTCTAAATGAATTGAGTATTACGGGTGCTGTATATGAATTGGATGGCTCTTTGATTTGGAAAACAAAATATCTATTTAAACCTGATAATTGTGTTAAAACAGGTATCCCCTCGCTAACGACAGCTGCCTTTGAAGCGCAATTTGATAATGTTAAGGTGAATATTACAAAAACTGTCGCTGATGAGAATCCAAATACAAGTTTGGACGACATAAAGGTGACAAATATTAAAATAAGTCCCGAGGAGTTATTTATCAAGGTCGGTCAGACCCGGAAGTTAGAAGCGTTAATTATACCTACAAACGCTTCTAATAAAACAATAAATTGGACGTCAGATAACCCGCAAATAGCCTCAGTTAATGATGGAGTGGTCAAAGGCTTATCTCCAGGAACAGTTTTCATAAGGGTTAGTACAGAAGATAAGAGTATATCAGATACTTGTAAAGTGACAGTTACTTCGTTTAGCGTATATTTATTCGTGGGTTTATACGTTTTAATTGTTGGAATCATTGCTTTACTTATTTTTAGATATATTAGGACAAAAGAAAAAATATAA
- a CDS encoding beta-galactosidase, whose protein sequence is MKILTKKIFYLLLFFLIFSTGFPAFGFSEQNSAKIIYDSQNDLLCSSVLKSEPDVSVKSEITIEIDIVALAYRDEEPILIRAYPELKIETDTTISGKKTGFFHTQKIGDKWWVIAPNGNGFIAVGTQRMTYKGIYSEALGYSPYEQNVKSIYGSEEEWAENTAERLNSWGFNLLGIDSAPSLRYRGLAHTVSFGFGSSFSKYGEDYVIYGLDASNHCFPNVFSPKFEYYCDDLARKVIQEDQNDPWLFGYYLDNELSWWGQSFDTTYGLTDLVIKKDKTHTAKIALINWLQNRYGNISSLNKAWGTDYPSFETLGKMTLFTGKNQLAINTDKTDFEKAIIEKYYTITTGAIKKYDKNHMILGSRNACGTEKCYDLVWGIGRNYTDISTFNYYGKVDLQAETAYDQIKVNGVYQNVELSEIFAQIYNKAKQPIMISEWSFPAYDSGLPCTVGAGMRVDTQTERAKAYEIYQKALFNMPFLVGSEFFMWVDPPAEGLTKSYKLDTNYGLVNEKDEPYALVTSVAKATNGNVYSLRN, encoded by the coding sequence TTGAAGATTTTAACAAAAAAAATATTTTATTTATTGTTGTTCTTTCTTATTTTTTCCACAGGTTTTCCTGCCTTTGGATTTAGTGAACAAAATTCAGCAAAAATAATATACGATTCGCAAAACGATCTTCTTTGCTCTTCTGTATTAAAATCAGAGCCTGATGTTTCGGTTAAATCTGAAATAACTATAGAGATTGATATAGTTGCTTTGGCATACAGAGACGAAGAACCCATTTTAATACGTGCATATCCTGAGCTTAAAATCGAAACAGATACGACGATAAGCGGTAAAAAAACGGGATTTTTTCATACCCAAAAAATAGGGGATAAATGGTGGGTGATTGCGCCTAATGGGAATGGATTTATTGCCGTCGGAACACAGAGAATGACATATAAAGGAATTTACTCAGAGGCATTGGGTTATTCCCCTTATGAACAGAATGTAAAAAGCATCTATGGTTCTGAGGAAGAATGGGCAGAAAATACTGCGGAGCGGTTAAACAGTTGGGGATTTAATCTTCTGGGAATAGATTCAGCACCGTCTTTGAGGTATCGTGGACTAGCGCATACGGTATCATTTGGATTCGGGAGCAGTTTTTCTAAATACGGAGAAGATTATGTAATATACGGATTGGACGCAAGCAATCATTGTTTTCCGAATGTTTTCAGTCCAAAATTTGAGTACTATTGTGATGACTTAGCTAGAAAGGTGATCCAAGAAGATCAGAATGACCCATGGCTTTTCGGCTATTATCTGGATAACGAACTTTCCTGGTGGGGCCAAAGTTTTGATACGACATACGGACTTACGGACTTGGTCATAAAAAAAGATAAAACCCATACGGCAAAGATTGCCTTGATCAACTGGCTGCAAAATAGATATGGAAATATTAGTAGTTTGAACAAGGCTTGGGGGACAGATTATCCTTCATTCGAGACACTTGGAAAAATGACCTTATTTACCGGAAAGAACCAGTTGGCCATCAATACGGATAAAACAGACTTTGAAAAAGCGATTATAGAAAAATATTATACGATAACAACAGGGGCAATAAAGAAATACGATAAAAACCATATGATATTAGGCAGCAGAAATGCATGCGGAACTGAGAAATGTTATGATTTGGTATGGGGTATCGGCAGAAATTATACGGATATAAGTACGTTTAATTACTATGGAAAAGTTGACCTGCAAGCGGAAACAGCTTATGACCAAATAAAAGTGAATGGTGTTTATCAGAACGTTGAGCTCAGTGAGATATTTGCACAGATTTACAATAAAGCAAAGCAGCCAATAATGATAAGCGAATGGTCTTTTCCGGCGTATGATAGCGGACTCCCGTGTACCGTAGGGGCTGGGATGCGAGTAGATACGCAGACGGAGAGAGCAAAAGCTTATGAAATATATCAAAAAGCATTATTCAATATGCCATTTCTTGTCGGTTCTGAATTTTTCATGTGGGTTGATCCTCCGGCTGAAGGATTAACAAAATCTTATAAGCTAGATACAAATTACGGACTAGTGAATGAAAAGGATGAACCTTATGCTTTGGTTACCAGTGTAGCGAAAGCAACAAATGGTAATGTGTATTCTCTTAGAAATTAA
- a CDS encoding nucleotidyltransferase domain-containing protein: MKSVYNLLLHLLRVFINGEIPDKELLASVDGVELYNQARLQGVSSFLFETVYQHNDLLKIDHNVLTHWKEKTVVTAARQLMMLPTIETIFNLFETNGITAISLKGLVFKEQYARPELRSMNDLDVLINEKQMNQCIEAMTSLGYKPNELNYNDPDHMHIDMIKAGTFAVELHRTLWHPKYMQKIDNSDWVDHIWKDKRLQTVAGFQFYCLSPEDELINAVIHTARHLKHSNANLRLLSDFVLFFNSYRNQIDINYIEQTLKSMAILDFYYYLMDTCRLYLGLHLPDNYQLNSTKNSVIIIQNIMNKEEMIISSDRDQEKKINGYQYLLQKIKLVISNSSIYNKLLKIVHPLRSKARFLRKIGLHFRY, encoded by the coding sequence ATGAAAAGTGTGTATAATCTGCTTCTTCATCTGCTAAGAGTATTTATTAACGGTGAAATACCAGATAAGGAATTACTTGCCTCCGTTGATGGCGTTGAACTTTATAATCAAGCCAGACTACAAGGTGTTTCTTCATTTCTGTTTGAGACTGTTTATCAACATAATGATTTGTTAAAAATCGATCACAATGTATTGACTCATTGGAAAGAGAAAACGGTTGTGACTGCCGCACGTCAGTTGATGATGCTTCCAACGATAGAAACAATCTTTAATCTTTTTGAGACCAATGGCATAACAGCTATATCACTTAAAGGACTTGTCTTTAAGGAACAATATGCTCGGCCTGAACTACGTTCGATGAATGATCTAGATGTATTAATCAACGAAAAACAGATGAATCAATGCATAGAAGCGATGACTTCTCTAGGTTATAAGCCGAATGAACTAAATTACAATGATCCTGATCATATGCATATCGATATGATAAAAGCGGGTACATTCGCCGTTGAGCTTCACCGAACCCTTTGGCATCCCAAATATATGCAAAAAATCGACAACAGCGACTGGGTAGATCATATCTGGAAAGACAAGCGTCTTCAAACGGTAGCCGGATTCCAATTTTATTGCTTATCTCCGGAGGATGAATTGATCAATGCTGTTATTCACACAGCAAGGCATTTAAAACACTCTAATGCAAATCTTCGTCTTCTATCAGATTTCGTTCTATTTTTTAATTCTTACCGCAATCAAATTGATATAAACTACATTGAACAAACCTTAAAGTCAATGGCAATCTTGGATTTCTACTATTATTTAATGGATACATGCCGATTATACTTAGGATTACATCTTCCTGATAACTATCAATTAAATTCGACCAAGAATTCAGTGATAATCATTCAGAATATCATGAACAAAGAGGAAATGATTATAAGCAGCGATAGAGATCAAGAAAAAAAAATTAATGGTTATCAGTATTTGCTCCAAAAGATAAAACTTGTTATCTCCAACAGCTCCATATACAATAAGCTCTTAAAAATCGTTCATCCTTTACGATCAAAAGCACGTTTTCTACGGAAAATCGGACTACATTTTCGGTATTAA